The Haematobia irritans isolate KBUSLIRL chromosome 1, ASM5000362v1, whole genome shotgun sequence DNA segment CTGGGCCTAGCTGGTTGGTATAGGCGGTTTATTCGGAACTTTTCGTCCGAAACATTCCCTATAACGGAGGTGGTGTCTACAAAGCGGAAATTTAAGTGGACTGATGAGGCTCAAAGAGCTTTTGATCATGTCAAGTCACTGCTCACCTCTGACCCAGTGTTATATAATCCGGATTTCACAAAGAAATTTTACTTACACTGTGATGCAAGTGACTTTGGCATTGGCGCGGTCCTAGTGCAACATGACGATGAGGGCAATGAACGCCCTATAGCCTTCATGAGCAAAAAACTGAACACCGCCCAACGTAACTATAGTGTTACTGAGCGGGAATGTTTGGCGGCACTGGAGGCTATAAAGCGTTTCAGGTGTTATCTGGAATTACAAGAATTTGAGGTGGTGACTGATCATTCCAGCCTTCTGTGGCTGATGCGGCAAACAGATTTAAGTGGTCGACTTGCAAGGTGGGTCTTTAAGCTGCAACCATACAAGTTTACCATCAGTCACAGAAGGGGGAAAGATCACATAGTTCCAGATGCACTCTCCCGAATACCCGTTGATGAAATATCGGCCTTGGGACACATAAATCCTGGCATAGATTTGTATTCGCCACACTTCAATGATATTGACTACCAagatttgagaaataaaattagtatgAACCAGAATAAATATCCGGACATAAAAGTggttgacaaatttgtttattgtCGAACGGAACATTATTCTGGGGATGAATCCCAAGAGGAAAATAGTTGGAAATTGTGGATTCCTACGAAATTACAAAACGAGACTATAGCGAGGGCTCACGACTTGCCGGAAACAGCCCATGGGGGTATGGGGAAAACCCTTGAATTATTACGACGGACCTTCTATTGGCCAGGAATGGTGCGAGACGTGAGGAATTATGTCCGCAATTGCGAAGTGTGTAAGACCACAAAAGCACCCAACATGGTATTGAAACCACCATTAAGTAACTTGCCGGAAACCGTCCGCCCATTCCAGAGGCTATATGTGGACATCCTTGGTCCATATCCAAGGAGTAAAGGGGGATATATAGGAATCCTTATTGTCCTggaccatttttcaaaattccattggCTCTGTCCATTGCGAAGATTTACTTCCTCGCCCATCCAGGATTTCCTTTTGAAATACATATTTCATGTGTATGGTGTTCCCGAAACATTAGTTAGTGACAACGGGAGTCAGTTTCGATCGAACGACCTGAACGCTTTTCTTACGACCTATGGGGTGAAACATATTTATACGGCCCTATACTCGCCACAAGCCAATGCGTCCGAGCGGGTAAACCGTTCGTTGATTGCAGGTATAAGGGCGTATTTGAGAGACAGCCACAAAGAATGGGATGAGAAGTTAAGTCACATCAGTTGTGCGCTACGAAATTCGGTGCATCAATCGATTCAATGCTCGCCCTATCATGCTTTATTTGGGTTCAATATGGTGACCCATGCGTCATCATATCGActtttaaaggatttgaaaaTATTAGATGAACCTAAAGTAGCTATCGATCATGGCGACCGTCTTCAACTTCTTCGAAACGATATAAAAGGATATATCAAAAAAGCATTTGACACGAATCGAAATAACTACGATCTTCGCACTAGACCTCAAGCATTTCAAGTTGGTCAAATGGTatatcgtagaaattttgcacagagcaatTTTGAAAAGTCATTCAATGCAAAATTAGCTCCCGTTTTTATAAAGGCGAAGGTTAAAGAGAGACTAGGACGGCATTATTATATTCTTGAAGACGAAAATGGCAAGAACACTGGAACATACCACGCAAAAGATATTCGGAGTTAGCGTTCATTTTTCCATCTAATTAAGATGCGAATATCTTTCTTAATTATCCGGTTTGTAGTGGAACGTTTTATactcaatataaattttatttatttgttaatttaaaattattctttttcatttattttctataatgcCATAAGCTCATCGAAAATATTACTGGGTAAACTTTGCACCTGAGCTTTACTTTGTGTTAATTCCTGGGATAGGCCTTATATCCAATTCATTGATTTTCAATATTAGTTGTATTTTTAGACAGCGACAGACATGGGCTAATCGTAAATTTGTCAATGAGAAGAAGAAACGAGAATTGTGCTATGCGTGAGAATTTTTAGAGACTATGTTTTCTTAATGATTCATTTCATTCAtccattaattttgtttttgttacgatgcatttgcattttttttctttctttccatTCATGAATGACACCGTTTCGTCGTCCGTCCGTGCAGCTgactttagttaatttttgatCGTCTCTTACATCAATTGCTCTAGTGAGAAGTTACGTGGCAAACTCTTAATagatttattcaaaaatattttgtggaaaaatataattaaaataataaataaatcggTCATCGTGTAACAAATTGAAgttgataatttttaatataaaagtgGGATTTTATGGTATTTTTAGTACCAAGTGGATTATATGTTGCCAGAGtgaattagccaacttaaaaaatattcaagcaTATTTGACGTTTTGTCTTTACACGcgattgtcaaaaaatttcatgCTTCAAGCTGAACCAAGAATAGCGAAAATTCTTCTTTCTTCAAACTTCCGGCAAACGAGATCAAATAGTTTATTCCAGTCAGCctataaaaataatcgaaatagtGATCCGATTTAAAAATCCCAATCCTGCGTCatacattttaaattgaatatttaaaagaatCTGAAAAGCATATGTAAAAACTtggcaataacattttataAGATCCAACGTGATTATACCCTTTTTCGATAAGACTTCCCAAACGTTGAGTCTGTGGTGCTGTAGTCCAAGAGCACaaggaaaattcccaaaaagGTCCCACAACACGCGCCAGACTGAAAATATCCTTACTACACCAGAGACAATTTGAGATCTTCTTACCCACAGGCATTGTTCGAGAAGTTGCGTAAAAAAGGGCACAGACAACATCAATCAAATCTCATCGTATTTGCAATTTTCTTTCAAGACTTCCATCGTGAACTCCACCTTGAATCATATGGTGCacattatttaatattaatgaGTTAGCTGGTTTCGTGCTGATTTCATGAGTCCCGATAATCTCAAAATCACCCAAACGTGATCGTTAAGGGCTTTTTTAATCTTTAATAATACCATTTTTTTCTTCGGATAtgaactaaatttaatgaaacgtaATGTTATTTTGTTTGCCGTACTTTAGTTCAATTaaatcaaaagcaaaagtttgaaacagaattaacaatttttggttgaatcgctattgaaaaatgaaaccttcatttctttaaaatagcaATTCAATTATGTACTTAAGATAATTTAGCTAAatactaatttttaaaataattttcctaaTGTTGGCATAACTACTGAATATGTCatcacaaatttaatttcatttctttaaaataaaaatttaaacaataattTACCTAAAtcgtaaatttttaaataatttttctaatgtTTACCAGATTctaaatatttgatcacaattTCACTTCCATTTCCTTAAATCTACAATTTAATTatgtaacaaaaataatttatctaaatcctaaattttaaaataatttttataatgtttgCCTATCTACTAAATATTTAATCACAAGTGTATATCCTATCCGAAgcaaaattcaaaaacaaaaaaatctctcaTGCTATAAAAACAGAAATTCTACTTCCTAAACAAAAACCATAAGCTAACATACATTGTTCCATAAAGCCAGCAACTACGCAGAGCATGCAGAAGGCCTTCATCATGACTGGACGCCGCTGGTAAGTGAAACACATGGTGATATTTCTACTATTTATActataaagaaaagaaaacaaaacgagCTGAGTCAAGAGAGCCTATAGTGAGGAGAGTACATCACTCGTACATACTtatttacataaatatttttcattgatgATTTAAGACTCTCATTTATTCGCGCATAATGTAAGTCACTCTTTGTTTACTATAGCCCTCACCTAAGTTCTTCTTCACTCTGCCTCATAGTATCTGAAATTTGGATAGATTTCTGTTGTTTTGATTATTTCCCTTGTTTTTGCTAtgtctttttttattgtaatgaaatcaataaCCCATTAAGGGCTATgctattttgatttgatttgaattttgctatataggaaacctttcaaaaaatttcttaatatataattcttaaataatgtttaaaataacttaaatattcgtatataattaatttctaAATCTATTTTTGTGCTATGtatgaattttctataatgtGAATAAAACATAATTAATGATAATGAATTGGTAAATATTGATTTACGTTTTCTACTATAGGGAtgttcaaataaatttggagtGAAATTAGTTAGGGATCCTAAAAAATATTACCACTTAGGATTACGGATGGTGAGGGTTGTGAGTTTGATTTCTCAAAAGCATCGGAGAAATCTTTTCCAATTTGTAAGTTTTCGAAAGTTAGTTTTATATCGCATGTTCATTAGTCTCtcgtttttatgaaattaaaaatttaccatcttccggtccattttttttaaatttatttttttttccatcatTTAAAATTGTGGGTACTTCGAACTAGGGAGTCTATAATAATAACTGTTTTGTGAACCCGGCTCGTAGGGAAAGGGACAAGAACCCCACCCAAGACTGTTGCTAGTTTCAATAATGGCTCCCGTGGTCCTCATTCCGTTCGAGTTCAATGATGCTTTAATCAtatcgaaaatttcaatttcaattttgttcgtGTACATTACAAGTGTCAAAGATCCCTCGCTGCAAATACCAGGCAATGCTGGATTAAAAGATCAAATATTGGCTTTGAAATGGATTAAAAAATACATACGATACTTTAATGGTGATCCTGACAATATAACTCTGTTTGGCAATAGTGTTGGTAGTGCCTCAGTACATTATCTCACGGCAACGAATCAAACCGAAGGATTATTTCATAAAGCCATATGCATGTCGGGTACAATGCTGAACTCAAGAGCCACTACACCGCCTAAGGATTATGCCTTCCGTTTGGCTCAACAACATGGCTATATGGGTGAGAACATAGATCGCCAAGTGGTGGAATATCTAAAATCTTTAAAAGCCGAAAAATTGGTTCAACACAATTTACTCACCACTGAAGATAGTCGTAATGGCATAAGAATTACATTTGCTCCTGTTGTGGAACCTTACGACAGTCCAAATTGTGTAGTTTCAAAAGACCAAACGAAGCTCTTGCATACTGCTTGGGGAAATCATATACctataatttttggtggcaCAGCTGATGAGGGTCTCTTGTTATATTCTCAAATTAAGAATTATACAGATGTTATTGATTCATTTCTTAGGGATCCAGCCACAATTTTACCATATCCTGTAAaggaaaataataatgaaactATGAATGTAGAATTGGCAAAAATTCCATTTGATTTACATTTTTCAAATAAGGAGAATAATATTCATGATGTAATATATGTAAGTTTTGGAATTTATAttgtaaatcaaaaatttccttGATTATTACTCTCTTTCTTTTTTTCCTTTTAGTATTACAGCATTCgtgacttttggcatggcttccATCGATCTTTGTTATCCCGCTTGACCTGTGCAAAAGCTCCCACCTATCTGTATAGATTTGCCTTCGATTCTCCCACATTTAATCATTACAGGAAGAAGCAAACCTCTGGTGAATTGACATCAGGTGTAGCTCATGCTGATGATCTATCGTACATTTGGTATGCAGATCATtcttggaaattaaaaaatacatctTTGGAATATAAAATGATAAGAAGAATGATAgatatttttaccaattttgccAAGCAAAGACAATATGATTATAAAACAGTTCCACAAGGTGGCGAGGACGATGCCCCATTAATATGGAGAcctttgaaaaattcaaatccTTCCATTGCtttaaatattaatgaaaaGATGGAAATAAGAGAAATCCCAGAACACGAAGATCTTTTGGTATGGGACTCAATATATGCCAGCAACAAAGgattattgttttaaaaaaaattagtgaagaaatttccaaaggaaataatttaataaattcctataaaataaatataatttatttttcttaaaaatgatCTCCTATAAAAATCGAATGTATAATTGGAATCCCTATTCACTTTCATGATTGGTCATTGGGGGTTTCTCTTAAATTCCATTGTGAGCGTGAAGGTAAGAGAAATACATACAacaagtaaaaagtaaattaaagAGATTTGGAGGAAATTAAACGTAATACTGCATCTACCCTTCTCTTTTAAAGACTTCCATGCACATGAAAGTTCACCTCTttacagtgttgccaactccccaaggccaaaaagcaccaaaaatatattataaattgtaacataccaccttccaccacaaaatcgaaaattaaatgctctactaactacaaaaaaaaaaaaaaaaaacttccgaagatgtacctATTacagaacttttgtgaattgaattttaagacgttaaggtgggtattaagatcgagtttagctgctaaaatagtcattttttgacaattacaatttctttaataattcattttaaggaatacaaactttgtgaaaattagcttttggctattccccatcaagttataataaaatttgcagcaaatatgcataattttatgccttttttactgatatagttttcactttagcggcaaaactcgaccttagtactcaccattatgaaccgctattcaagtatacactttgatcagttttaatgctttcgtccaattcattttgatcagtgatgtttttcaactttcaaaatatttatatatggaaggagtctatattaatatatggaatgagTCTTatgtcagttgtgcgtgcttttgtgaatttaatacaaacgtttttaatgacatctttaccaaattcgaaaattcgacactcatcgctcgactttcctacagaataccctaaatagcaatattaattaaaaaataatcaataccaacttcataacaatcaaattctatatttggcaataaatttgagtttcttcggctcttgaaagtctaatcaaaatttttgtatcaattaaacttaatactgttcaaaataaaaaaaagcaccaaaagcactaaatgaaaatgccagaaagcaccaagatggtgcttttttttgaaaaggcaccaaaaaggcaattaggtgctttttagaaatcaaaaagcactaaatttggtgctaaaagcaccaaattggcaacactgcctcTTTATTAGCACTTGTTTCTCATACAATCTCTTTCAAAGAGACTATcagaaaaatacaaataaaatgcaaaGTGGTGTCGTCGTATTTAATTGTACGATCTTGTGTATAAGCGCGGAAGAGTAACAACAAGTTATTAAAAAAcagataaggaaagtctaaagtcgggcggggccgactatattataccctgcaccactttgtaaatccacatttttgataccatgtcAAATCCGTCcattgtgttggatgctatatgcacggttaggttaggttaaagtggcagcccgattaagtttcaggctcacttagactattcagtccattgtgatactacatttaactaaaagtacctattacatatgggcacttctagttttaaccactgaaccttctctattattttcttttgttgaaccaacaagatggttccaaaaacattaacaaactgcttaagttaacgttttccaggtccgccagtaatctaaagctatatgcccctaaattctaaattattctaaattcgcctatcaggcatcgacccgttatagcagatatcaggagtgatatctgacgtcttgagaacactaacatacctagtgtgcggttcaagtttaaatggggccatatttgcttggtgtcgttacaacaagagcttgcaggttgccagagacataccaacagattctagttcccctggaatatgtaaggtagttcctaacgttgctaactcatccgcttcgcagttccccggtatgttcctatggccaggcacccatattaggtgaatattgtactgctcagccatctcgttgagagatttgcggcagtcgatggccgttttcactttaaggaacacagagtccaaggattttattgcaggttgacattttttccgaccacagcgatagctcgcgcaaccgcacagccgttgttgcagctgactaaaTGCTTTATAACTACACTGATATTTTTCAGATctctgtttttaaattttctttatgaaattgaattaagtttttaatattactaataacaaaaataaacgaATATCACGCTAGAACGTGTTAAAATCTCGAATATGGGTgtgttttgttctgaaattccctgaagttcgctaacgtgaacattttcctaacgtgaactctcttggttttaattagttcacgttaccgcgagtgcactgtaataCATTttactgaaaatatatattttaaatttttgcattggatcattccccatcaagttctaataaaatttgcaacaagaagATATAATTTAATTCTGTTTTTGCAGATTTAGGTttgattttagccgctaaaatcaaaccTAAAAAaccaaactcgaacttagtactcacctttaaagtcaataatcgaaataataaagaataaaattaattgcttCACCagcatttttaataataaatacaagaaaacaagtGATTCTATACTACCAGGCTATGTTTTAATGTACTGTTATTTGATACCTCTCTTAATTAACAGTCTGTGTTATTTCGCTATGTTAGAATGAACAGCTGGTAGTCTCTTGGTAATTGAACAGTCTAGTGAAAGAGAGCAACGAACTAACAACTGGATTATGCATTGGTGGTAAGTTTAGAGAATGaatacaaataaagcataaacaaATAGCTTCTCTTATATAAAATACTTGGAATTATTAATTAGAATTCGTCTTCTCTAATTTCATAAACAATTTTACtaacttttttgattttttttcagatttcctTCACCTAACACTAGTGCTTTGAATGTTCGAATTGAATTAATACGTTCTCTTAAACACAAACAAGAAGAAGCAACTGAGAATACCACAATGTTATTGAAAACATGTGTTACTGTGAATACTCTTTTAGCAAGAGAACTTTACCATAGCAGATACTTTGGTCTCGGTTCTACCGCAAGAAATGCACTCAGATATTTTAGTTTAAAGCAGAATAGTCTAAGGTGCTTTAGTGGTGGCAAAATGGAAAGCGGGTAAGTgaatttgaagaagaaaaaaaacaaaaaatatcgaaATTGCATGGAGAGGTGTAATGGAGTGTGTGTGTTTCATTTGCATGCAATTATCAGAGATCAACAAAAACCAATTGTGCCAACTAATCAAGGTTTGATAAGGGGTGCTAAgaataaaactatatatggaGATGATTATTATGGTTTTGAAGGAATTCCCTATGGCGAACCACCTGTAGGCGACTTAAGATTTAAGTCACCATTGCCTGCTAAGAATTGGAGTGATGTCAAAGAATGTATGGAATACGAAGGGAAACCCATGCAACGTAACTATCAAGGAGAAATTGAGGGTTCTGAAGATTGTCTCTATCTGAATGTTTATGCTAAAAAGGTatggtttttaataaaacaaaaatgtttatagatttttgtaaaaaatatttctatacctATTTGCAGTTGAATCCCCAACGAAAACTTCCTGTAATGGTTTGGATATATGGTGGTGCCTTTAATACCGGTGGCTGTATAAAGGCCAAATATGGACCCGACTATTTTATGCAGAAAGATGTTATATTGGTTACATTCAATTATCGTTTATCTGTTTTGGGCTTTCTAAGTCTTAAAGATCCTGCCCTAGAAGTTCCCGGCAATGCTGGTCTCAAAGATCAAATTTTAGCTTTGAAATGGGTTAAAAGTAATATACACCACTTTGGAGGCGATATCGATAATATTACGGTATTTGGAGAAAGTGCAGGATCAGCTGCTCTGCACTACCTTTTGTGTACTGATCACGCCAAGGGCTTATTTCACAAAGCCATCTGTATGTCAGGTTGCGTTCTAAACAATTGGGCATTTAGAGAAAATACCACCGATTTACCCTATAAATTGGCATGTCTTAAAGGTTATAAAGGTGAAAAGAATGATCGTTCAGTATTGGAATTCCTACAAAATTGTCCGGCCCAGGAATTACTACATATGGATAAACTTAATGAAGAAGCTATACTTCAAGGTGGATTCTATGCCTTTGTACCTTCTTTAGAGCCTTATGAGTCTTGTGATACCATAGCAAGAAAACCCCTATTAGAGTCGATGAAAACCTCATGGGGTAATAATATACCCATGATGATTGGAGGAACTTCATTTGAGGGATTGGTAAGATATCCCATAATCAAACATAAACCAGAGATTTTAGAAATCTACAAAAAGTCTCCACATATGCTAATGCCTCTTGAAGTATTAAAGGGCAAATCGGAGGATGAACAAATATCTCTAGCTAAGACTTTAGTTGATCTTTATTTTACAAATGTagaaaacaataaaaagaaattacttATGAACCACCTTGATGTAAGTATGCTATTGAAAAATACGATACAAGAAAACTAAGCTCTTTAATATTTTATCTTGCAGTATTGTTCCTTCCATTCTATTTGGCATGGTCTACATCGTCTGGTAATATCACGTCAACGTTACGCCAAAGCTCACACCTATCAATATCTCTTCGATTTCGATTCGCCCACTTTCAATCATCATCGGAAAATGTTTTGTGGATCCGATATAGAAAAGGGTGTGGCTCATGCCGATGATTTGGGTTATATCTTTCATTCATATCATTCCTGGAAACTTGATCGAAATACCAACGAGTTTCTCACCATACAGCGTATGGTAGATATGTGGACCAGCTTTGCCAAAAATTCAAATCCTAATTGTGAGCATACCAAAGAATCAGAATGGAAGACTCTGAAGGAAACAAATGCCAACAAATGGTTGAGAATATCAAATGATCTTCAGTTCGAGGAAATGTCCGAAGAGTTTAACCATAAGCTAGATGTCTGGAATGGTTTATACGGTGAACATCTTTTGTAAAATGGGAAATATTAATTCTAACTGGTTAAAGGAACAAGGAGCAAagttatttacaataaaataaatgtttgttatATATTGTTGGTATGAAAGGGCAAAAATGAGTTGATCTTTGAATTTGGGACCAGAAAGCTTAGATGACCAACGATGTGGTACTGTGTAAAgcagtacactaatagaaaaaattacgttccatagtcgtgaacggacggtgacaaaataaaacggaaacgttcaaaacggaatgttcacaatttcgtccacgggcgttcacgatttcatgaacggcatttgcttttctttggccatgaaaagtcttaaaataatcgttagacgttattatggcaactccctcggtggtggaatgggctaaggcgactgttaacgcgtaccgtgcagaaaacacaggttcgagtcacgctagcggaaatctttttttaattttgtttataaagtcgtaaccataacattttcaaatcatgaacgctggttgttgttttgacaacgcatgaagtcattttatcgttgtcagattgacaccgcctgttctcagtttgacatcaCATgtatgttgattcactttcatgaacgaatcgttttgaaatgaccacgtcgcgcatgattttttctatgagtgtatgtaCTGTAATGTGGGATCAGTGTGATGGTCAGAAATTAGGTTCATCCcatttataacgaaaaattcagaaaaaaactcCATGGTATTCATGGCGCTACAAAACTGTAATTTATCGCATAAAATGTATtctgtttaaaataaatttatttttgaatgtttCATTAGCTCACGGAAATTTTGCTGATACCAagtatgccaaaaaaaaatgtaatgaactATATATGATATAAAAATCCAATTATTATAGccataaatttaatggaaaaacttTCTTGCTTGGTATATAGTAAGAACTACGGCATAGTTAATATGGTAATGATTTTGGAGCCAATGATATTTCTTTACTGTTTATTATTGCTGTTATGAGACggaggaatttggtacatggcagtgaaaaattcaaaatctcaGTAGATTCTTGTTATTTAAACAACTCTGTAGGGAAATCTCAATACTGGAGTACAAATTAGCTCAATTTTCGCACGtgttagttcattcttcccataaaacagttcacttttttctgggtgtatcggTCTGTGGTCATCATTTGGAGGAGAAGTAGGATAAATATCGTAAATCATAATTAAATAGCTACAATTTTAGTTGATTTTTTCCACAAAGACGTTTATTTATCCCTTCAAACAGTTCTTTTGTTTCAATATATGatgcaataatgaaaatttccgtttgttttttaaatatatttttaagacaaaatAAACGAATAAATAGAGTTTTTCTcgattagagaaataatatacattttctattttatttctaatgttattaaatataaatatagttttatttaaaatattgattttattttcacatTATAGTTACTTCCCATGCGATTTGTCATGGAATGCCTCGTGTATATAAACAGCACACCTCTCTCCCTCTCAAATAACTTGTAATAAAATAGC contains these protein-coding regions:
- the LOC142220096 gene encoding esterase B1-like; translated protein: MLLKTCVTVNTLLARELYHSRYFGLGSTARNALRYFSLKQNSLRCFSGGKMESGDQQKPIVPTNQGLIRGAKNKTIYGDDYYGFEGIPYGEPPVGDLRFKSPLPAKNWSDVKECMEYEGKPMQRNYQGEIEGSEDCLYLNVYAKKLNPQRKLPVMVWIYGGAFNTGGCIKAKYGPDYFMQKDVILVTFNYRLSVLGFLSLKDPALEVPGNAGLKDQILALKWVKSNIHHFGGDIDNITVFGESAGSAALHYLLCTDHAKGLFHKAICMSGCVLNNWAFRENTTDLPYKLACLKGYKGEKNDRSVLEFLQNCPAQELLHMDKLNEEAILQGGFYAFVPSLEPYESCDTIARKPLLESMKTSWGNNIPMMIGGTSFEGLVRYPIIKHKPEILEIYKKSPHMLMPLEVLKGKSEDEQISLAKTLVDLYFTNVENNKKKLLMNHLDYCSFHSIWHGLHRLVISRQRYAKAHTYQYLFDFDSPTFNHHRKMFCGSDIEKGVAHADDLGYIFHSYHSWKLDRNTNEFLTIQRMVDMWTSFAKNSNPNCEHTKESEWKTLKETNANKWLRISNDLQFEEMSEEFNHKLDVWNGLYGEHLL
- the LOC142220099 gene encoding esterase B1-like, yielding MLMYQELSLPVGQIRGCLRTTIYNESYYSFEGIPYGQPPLGDLRFKEPQPAEPWDGVRDCTDFHIKPIQKNPSTGNVEGSEDCLYLNVFTKRLHSIMLLPVMVYIFGGGFSAGSATRDLYSPDYFMEKDVVIVTLNYRVDSLGFLSVVKDPSLQIPGNAGLKDQILALKWIKKYIRYFNGDPDNITLFGNSVGSASVHYLTATNQTEGLFHKAICMSGTMLNSRATTPPKDYAFRLAQQHGYMGENIDRQVVEYLKSLKAEKLVQHNLLTTEDSRNGIRITFAPVVEPYDSPNCVVSKDQTKLLHTAWGNHIPIIFGGTADEGLLLYSQIKNYTDVIDSFLRDPATILPYPVKENNNETMNVELAKIPFDLHFSNKENNIHDVIYYYSIRDFWHGFHRSLLSRLTCAKAPTYLYRFAFDSPTFNHYRKKQTSGELTSGVAHADDLSYIWYADHSWKLKNTSLEYKMIRRMIDIFTNFAKQRQYDYKTVPQGGEDDAPLIWRPLKNSNPSIALNINEKMEIREIPEHEDLLVWDSIYASNKGLLF